aaattattgaaaataaaagttgttgataattttttgaatttttgcttTGAGGTTTTGGCGTGGCAAACATCTTGGTGGGTGGATAATGAGCATGATATTCTCCCAAAAGGTCACGTTAACGATCAAATCCATCAGATGTTTGAGGAACTGGAAGCTATCTTAGGTGAAACTCAAGTTCAACATGCTTTGGCTTTATTGACTTGTACCAAACATAGTCTTACAGATTCGGAAATGATAGATTTATTAGCTTTCGATGAAAATTTCCATAGTGGGATGACTTATGGTAAGATCGTTTGTATTTAATGctctattaataaaaaaaattatatattttattttcaaaacatttcttttCACTTGATTGCCCACACCTCACTTAATAATTCCATTCACAGACATTTTGATGTCACAGGTATTTTGATCTGCActtaaaatttgacattacgaaatattgacatttttaacTGAGCTTCATGGCCacaattgatttgtttttcataGTGTCGTGGTCTCCAGCATGTTTAACATGGTCTAGATTGAACAAGTACTTGGCTCCATTTCTTCATTGGACGATGACTGGGAAGGCTTTGGGTGTTCAATGGAAAGATAACTTGTTGAAGCGAGCAGCGTCAGAGAGATtcaaaagtcataaaaaatggGCTCATCAGATGTTGTACGATTATTATAACGTAAGTGTATATTGCAGTTTTAATAAGTATTCTGGTAGTTAACGAGTTTTTCTTACAGGGTCGATGGTGGAAAAATAAACCTACGAACGTTCAAGCTCGTCTAGTAGTCCAGGAAAATTTATTAGGAAAATGGTATGATGATGGTGTGGATggttttcagttaattttgtttgttcattatcatttttttatataaaatttgtttgcatatgcatgtatataattattttgtttttgaaataaagctttcaatttctaattatttttatttatactttgcTTTTGTGTTGGAAGCTTTTTTCTGTTCTACCAATAgtaattatcatcatttttcatacaaatcaCTTCGAGGAAACCAAGTTTCGGCATTTTTATGACCACCTTCACCTTACACAATAACTCTATCatctatttaattttgttaacagTTACAACCGCCGGAGATTGGACGAACTTCCTTACCAACATTTCCAACTCTATTCCAACCTGGAAAATTCGCCATTTCTTTCTGATATTTCTTGGATTTATGACAAAGTGTGCGGGTCGAACTGTTATCAAATTTTAGAGGATATCAATTTACACTCTCACCCGACCAACCAGTTTACGATTATCCTAAAAAATTTCATCGAAACTCACGCGGCGATCTTGAACTATGATGGAAATCAATTTTATTCGCACATGTACAAATATCTGAcggagaaaattaacaaaaatgaacTAACTATAGAAAATGGCGATTCTAGTTTATCGAAAGTGTATAGTGTTTGTAAATCCCCTCCCGTGTTATCTTTAATGGCTGTTACCGAAAATGAAGCGGATTTATTATCGGAAGAACTAATGGGAATAGATAGCGACGAAAAGACTTTTGATTTAGTAGTGAGACTTCCAAAGACTGATCAATTCATCGTCACCGTTTCTACGAATAAAAAGGAACTTTGTGTCTGGGATATTATTAAGTaagtttattatatatttatatataacctGAACAAATGAAAAACATCGACACGTTTTTGTTTCCCTCAATTTGGAATTGTAAAATCcgttttagtttcatttttagTCATTTTAGTACCTACGTCCCGTGAAAAATATAAACTCAACTAATATGATCTAATcgaagtatttatgaaattaaaatatgaagtaATTGCACAATTATGTTTCAAGATCCGTTTTCATCTTATTATATTGGCAGGCAAGGAGCATTTAATGACCTTTTTGATTTCTAAGTTGTGACGGTTCGTGtaaattaatctatttttttcaaaacaatccaCCCGAAACTTGAGCAGCGAAGAAATATGGACTTAAGGAAAGGTGGGCTGACCCAAAGGCAAGTTGCTCGTGAGATGAACAACTCCCAAGGAGTGatcaaagattttttaaatCGCGAGGCAGACGATAACGGGAAAAATAAGACctccaaaattttgttttgaaatgaaCCTCAAAAACAGGAGCATCCTCAGCAGTGATTATGAAGCGATGTAATCTAGGGTGTAATGAGAGCTAAGATAATTAGAAAGTTGATAACGCAAGGTAATTGCGAAAATCGCAGGTTACAAAACACCATTTGCAGCGCCTACTGGAGTTAAGGATTTCGGAATTAACATTTTGTATTAGCCAGCCATTAGTCTGGGTATAAATCCAATAGAAAATTTGTGGGGAATTATGGCAAGGGGTTTCCACGATCTTCAAAAGCCAGAAATCCAAAATATGGATGAGCTCAAAGATAGAATAAAACTagctaatgaaaaaaaaatggcagAAGTTCTCATTATTGAAGTAAACTTACTTATTGAAGAAGcagagaatattttttttgttattttatactaAGTGGAGCTAATcttgataatattataaaagtttttgaaactactgattcaattaaatataaagtaGTATCTTTTCACtgaaattccaaaataaatgaCTTAAACTgattaaaacagttttttttccTTTGAGTTTATATTTTTCCACAAAACGATATGTGACTAAAGTTAGTTGAAGATTCatcaaaaagtattattttttatcatcagTAACTGATGAAGATATTTCGACTCACCACGTCATGAATagtaagaaaattaaaaaaacaacgaaattaataaataagccaatgtaataataattacattaaaGCCTTTTTTTaggttcaaatatttttatcaatcattatttaggtatttcccattaaatacaaaattcaaacaaaataagaatgaaTTCTGATTGAACAATTTGGTTTTCATCTTGCGTGTGTTCCGTTCAACCTGCACCAAagatatttgaacaagttttaaatcaaatacttgaatatgatttataaaaatttctgtgTTCAGTTTCCATTCCTTATACACATAAGTTAAAAATAACGAATCATAATAAGACGTGAAACAATGGCCTTTCAAATCACTTTTGTAACGAATTAACCCAATCATGACCTGATTGTAAAGTAATTCGGTTCCCGTTCATTGTCGTTCGGAAACTGAACGAAGTAATTGGGATTGAAACTATATTAGTCGCTAtcaaattcattcattaaacACCACAGACCATACCCTTGGTTTGTTCTGTGTTAAACACTTTGTCGACGAAGCCCATGGGCTCGGCACGCAACAAATATCGGTGAGTTTTGTGTCAAGTGTCAAATATGGCGtctgaaatacttttttggGCATTCCATATAGCGATCATTGTGGTCACGGCGAGAATGTCACTCATGACGCCATGACTAACGTTCACGACGACCCTTGTCAAGAGGTGGGTCGAAGGAATTTTAAAATCGCAAGCAACGCAGATTATAACCATGAAAATCTGTCTTATTATTTGATGCGGTATGGGATATTATAAGTACTTTTGAAGCATTCTTGTGACacattaccaaatattttactatcgccgcagaagatattttaattttattcgaatataaattcaataacttacaaattataacataacctcttGAAGTTTTCGCTTCATTTTTTCCGTTTTGGCATTCcttaatatttatctcaacgCTCAAAACGCCTTGTAATCTATTCCACTTGGGCTTACAATTACAACGCCCTGGACTAAGTGGAACTGCAAACATCCTGGTCGTGAGTGCTTAGTTGAATGCACCTTAAGCGTTCAAGGCGTCAGAAATACTCTTTTGGGCGTTCCACATAGCCACTACGATCATTGCGATTGCGGCGAAAATTTCACTCGTGACGTCATGACTAACGTTCACGACGACATTTTAATGTTACTTCAATGTAAATCAGCACACTCcattacaaaattcaataacttacaaattataacataaccttTTAGAGCTTTCggtttattttttctgttttgtcattagttaatatttatatcaatgcCTTGTAAGCCATTCCACTTGGGTTTACGATTATCACGCTTTGGACTAAGTGAAACAGAAAATATCGTGTCATTAACGTGATTGTCGTGAGTGTTTAGTGGAATTCCCCTTTTTccgacagtttctataagtgaaagctgttccgactaaggaagacagaattacaacgatttctctatcctccgtggttccagctcggttctgcgcattctcaagcatgtgCAACCTGCAAGAGGTATCTGGAACgagagaaaaaatagtatattgtcGGCACCTTAATAGCGGGAGATTCCTTCCAGTTTAAACTGTTCATATAACCACGAATTATTAGTTTGTCTCTTCCAGTTTTCGATTAATTGCTTACAAAATATATCCTATGGAAGCACTTCTTTGTAACCATACTTTTTACTATAGATTACGTTCTTGGGCCCTTCTATAACCTCATTGAGTAATAATGTAAATTCCGTATTTGTTATTGCATCCAATAATGTTAGAAAATATTCGGAGTGGcctggttaggttagattttcGAGGGAAAAGGGCAATTGTGTTTGACGCACAGATCTCAACATACGTTTGAGGCATTGCGCACACTTGTGCGATTGGAAAGCAACAATTATCGAAACCTTTTTAGAATTCATACTCTTTGTCTACATCAGCGCCCTTATAGAAGGTTTCTGAATAGTTATTTATCGTATACTTTGGAAACTTTATCGAGTTTTCTCCCATATGAGAcactcctcctcctcctcctcctcctcctcctctcTCTCCATAATCATGGGTAAATGTGATGAGTGGACGGGTTGTCTAGTgctggttttttttttaatattgcagGTTATTAAATCCTTCGTACgtagttatttttcatttatttcattaagCAAACTCAATAGGATAGTAATGCTGGCGGTTTTTATACGTTTTGGCTATTTGACATAACAATAACTACCTTGTTGATATTCAAATTTGGCGATAAACTTTTTTGATTGGGTAAATCGCTAATAAatacttaataattatttttgaaaaacttatcTAAAATCTATTACATAACAATACAGACTAAAAAGTTCTCATTGTGGGTTAGGACCCCCAATCAGGTGATAAGTGATCTGATCCGCCAAGAACATTGTTTCTACAAAAATCAGTTCCGTTCCATTTTTaacttatttggaaaaatttcgaattatgAGATTTCCATTAGGAATTCATTGTgaggtatttaaataaatgtgcttgtatattatttttttagttgccAGCCAGTAAGAAGACTGCAGAACGTTCCACATCCTATAAATTTAATTCCTATAGATCAATTTAAATGTATTGTATTGTGTAAAAGAGAATTAAGGATATTCGATTTAAATTCTGgtagttttttaacaaaattgaaaggTGTCATGAACCAAAAGATGCCCTACTTCGGGCTACACGACCAATCTCATTTGGTGGCACTCAGTAGAAATAGAATGTATATAAATCttatgaatttagaaaatggTAAGTTTACATGTTTTTTATTCGAGCTCGAATTTTATATCACAATACAAATATAAGTATCTTCCCAACTGAAGTGAATTGATAACGTTTTCAACTTTTTCTGCTATGAATACTATTGAATCTTTAAAATCAAAGATTCAACTGTTCTGGCATTGACTAAATCTTTTGGGGTTTCTAAACGGTAATAGTTTAGCCAGCAACAATAACAGCCAGACTATGCAATATAGTAGTATGTCCCTGCCACTATTGCCAAACGTGTTTGGTATCGCCGCTGTAGTTTTTGTACAATTACAAATctaaaaagctcaaaaatatttgtggCTTAACTTACCTCAATTGTTGACTTTTAAGTTAGTCAGGTTTTAGTCACAATTGAGTCTGCTGTGTGTGCAGACATGTCACTAACCAGTTGGCAACCAGTTGTTAACTTAGTCACTTTTgagtttagtttattttcagTGGCTCCGTGTGTATTGAGAGTAAATGTTAGAAGAAAGCAAATTTAGATTACACTGTATTTTAGGTGATTGCGTAACCACATTCAAGGCAGGGGAAGACCGCTTTCTTAATTCTCTGCTGGTTTCAGGGGATGGGAGGTAagtgaaatttaattttctaataaaaaatttctgtaGGATTCACATTTTGAGTAAATATTGAAGGATGAAATTCTCGAAgatttccaataaaaaccattttatgtaaaaagttaTGAAGTTGTATGGATACAGAAATTCATGGAATTGTATTTTAACTTACGTTGTGAAAAAGAACATCTTCAGACCCTCTCTAATAATACCATGGTCATTATTATTCATcagctttaattttttttttttattttatggcACTGTTATTCTATTAACATTCCATAAATTCTCTTGTCTGAATCCAGTAGTGAAAATAAGATTTTGGAGAATGTCAATATGtctcatttatataaaatggtCGAACTGGAAGACAAAAGAATTTAATTTGTCAGTTTTCAACTCATGATTAGAAagaatccatttttttaatatttttagagtCCTTGTTTGTGGAGACGAAACACAAAAACCTTTTCCATTATTAGTGTGGAATTTGAAATCTAGAAAACTATTATACGATCTTAGAATTCCTCATCATCATTTCATAACAGCGTTATCCGCCATAACCTATGAAGGTAAATCTGAACAAGATATGTAAACTAACATCTGGTTATTTAATATACTCAGCCCTTCCATTTATTCTCGATTCCTTATATTCAAAACTTTATTCCCTGTACCAAACATTTAAACATATTGATTAATTCGTAGGTAACTACGTTTGTTGTGTTTGTTATGAGATAGCCGAACCAAATCCCAATTTTATTGTTGTCTATGATTTGCAAAGTGGTACATTATTCAAGAAATGGAAGCCATCCTGTAATACGGTTTCCTTAGAAATAAGCTCACAAGGTGGCTGTGTCATATCTGGTCTTGAGGACGCAAGAATACTTGTGTGGGACCTCATAACTGGTAAGTAACACTACAAAAAAACTTGATTATATTAAATGctaaaaacaacatttttcacAACACACATAATACAACTACCTCAAGAAAAGTTCTTCTAAACATGCTTGTAATGTGATAAAAGTGAACATCTACTTTCTTTATGACGAGACCTATATCACACGTTTTCAAGAACTTTACTTTTTAAAATGGGATGACGTTACTTTAGAAACATTCTGTAGAGTCAAACAGAAAATTGGATCTAAAGGTTGTCTGGTTTAAGGTTGAGTGCTATGTATAGTCTTTTACTCAACCTAATTTAAAGTGTAGTGTATAATGTGAAGTTGAACAATACTTACTGGAGCCGAGGAGAAGAAAACACCAGAAATCTTCTATTTTCACTTTCACTTTGGTTTAAGACATGTGGTGTTCGTTACAtcaactcattttataataattctattCTGCTAATCTAACGTTATATTTACAGGTAACTGTCGTTGGTCATTAAGTGGACATACAGCACCAGTATCGTCATTGAAACTAGATCCGACAGGTGGCTACTGTCTTTCTAGAGATTTAGAATGCAGGGATAGATCAATCAGAATATGGGATCTTAATAAAGGTAAGAATCAAACTATAGTCATTGAACTAAATCCATTACTTGAAAAATCTGGAAATTGTAGGTGAATTGGTAGCAGTCTATACaccaaaaatgaaaatatcagcaTGCGAAATTACTTCACATGGTCGATTTGTGGTCTTGGCATTGGATGGATATAAAAATTTGGTTACACTGGAATTGAGAGGACCCAATGTTCCAGAAAAGCCGCAACATGAGGTATTCGGTGAAGAGGAAAATACTGGGAAAACCTTTGTGGTGCCAGAAACGTGCTGACTAAAATAAAGCATCATAGTTTATAATTCTCAAACCCTCAATATTTAAATGAGCTTGGAATTCGAGAGATAAA
This portion of the Diorhabda sublineata isolate icDioSubl1.1 chromosome X, icDioSubl1.1, whole genome shotgun sequence genome encodes:
- the LOC130451804 gene encoding NACHT and WD repeat domain-containing protein 2 isoform X3 is translated as MEVAYIIPVLFLNNSLGTQLLPITIECQDFNMAMESAENQSAQGLLSKWYILDSHAQPPCYRLRPISCHIPGFKETSLQDRERAFAEWAIEIDKMLAVLITVFSQELRDTYLTTVVEQEVHNTVFMSQELAKRCIWLNRVYTPIAKTPENMSPGKAEAHRRLDILQKDLKNQLAEKHIVRIPVKYVEGGLDVKIPEHEEYLANVVHHLRKHLSEMIKTIIDEHQNKTMLKPSYGIEATLFEELNQQTTFCQKAAQCSTDREKTINNVKEYITGSSTAPLVIYGPSGSGKTTLLARVAQCCQLWLPEAFLIVRFIGISAQSSTVEQLLSSITNQCSILNYGHKCYCTNNIETYQKVLPTLLTASCLQRPLIILLDGLDQVRAYSSKNIDWLPTELPDNIKLIISVSESSDMHVKISGKLNEDSFIEMPILGEAEAKSILMSSVMQYNHSVNSKIQDCVLKSVQECTIPLYSKVLAWQTSWWVDNEHDILPKGHVNDQIHQMFEELEAILGETQVQHALALLTCTKHSLTDSEMIDLLAFDENFHSGMTYVSWSPACLTWSRLNKYLAPFLHWTMTGKALGVQWKDNLLKRAASERFKSHKKWAHQMLYDYYNGRWWKNKPTNVQARLVVQENLLGKCYNRRRLDELPYQHFQLYSNLENSPFLSDISWIYDKVCGSNCYQILEDINLHSHPTNQFTIILKNFIETHAAILNYDGNQFYSHMYKYLTEKINKNELTIENGDSSLSKVYSVCKSPPVLSLMAVTENEADLLSEELMGIDSDEKTFDLVVRLPKTDQFIVTVSTNKKELCVWDIINCQPVRRLQNVPHPINLIPIDQFKCIVLCKRELRIFDLNSGSFLTKLKGVMNQKMPYFGLHDQSHLVALSRNRMYINLMNLENGDCVTTFKAGEDRFLNSLLVSGDGRVLVCGDETQKPFPLLVWNLKSRKLLYDLRIPHHHFITALSAITYEGNYVCCVCYEIAEPNPNFIVVYDLQSGTLFKKWKPSCNTVSLEISSQGGCVISGLEDARILVWDLITGNCRWSLSGHTAPVSSLKLDPTGGYCLSRDLECRDRSIRIWDLNKGELVAVYTPKMKISACEITSHGRFVVLALDGYKNLVTLELRGPNVPEKPQHEVFGEEENTGKTFVVPETC